A stretch of DNA from Paenibacillus sp. FSL W8-0186:
TCAGTCTGACTCATCTGCATGCCGAAATTCGCGGCGATGAGCTGGTGAAGCTGGCCAAGCCGCTGCTGACGAATGTTGCGAAGGACGAAGCGGGCTTGAAAGAGCTGATCGGCGCTTTCTATGACGCCATGTATCCGATGCTTAGCGCCCAATTGGGAACGGACGCTTTTGATGAAGAACCGGCATCCTCCAAAGAGTTCGTCGTAGCCGCCATGTACGGCGTAGTTAAGGAAGCATTGGACGAGATCTTGAAGGATTACGACCAGCAGGCTGCCGCTCTGTTTGAAGAATCGCCGGAGCTAAGCACTGTGCTCGGCAAAGATACCGTGCTCACAACGGATCTGTATTTTGACGGCGATTTGAACACGCGCAAACAGAACATGGAGCTGACGGTAGCGATCCCTCAAGGTGAAGGCGTGCCTGTCAAAGCGTTTAAGGTGAGCAGCGAAGCCGAAATGTGGAATATTGGCGGAGCTGTAGCTGTCGATCAAGTTGACTTAAGCGCAGGCAAGCTGGATCTTGCGGACGAGGAGATCACTCCGGGGCAAATCCTGCGTAATTTCGAGCCGGGTTCGATCATTTACAAGCTGCTTAAGGACGAGATGCAAATCACTTCCAAATATGTGTTGATCGGTTATCCGGGCGATTACTATGAAGTGATCAAGAAGAACGGCACCAGCTTCGTGCCGCTCCGCTATATGTCCGCTGAGCTGGACGCAGAGATCAAATGGAACAAGGAAACGAAGACAATTACGATCATCGATGATATCACGCAAGCGGAGATTGTGCTGACGGTCGGCTCCAGCCAAGCCAAAGTAGCCGGGCAGGCAGCAGCACTGTCCGAGCCGGCGTTCATCCATACGGACGGCAAGACGTATGTGCCGCTTCGGTTCATCTCTGAAGCATTGGGAGCGAAGGTGCATGTAGACGAGGATGGCTGGATTACGGTAACGCGCGACTAATTGCCAGTCGTCGGCGTGAACCAGATTCAGCAGAGAAGAACTGCGGCTTGTTCGGGGAACCGGATAGGCTCGCAGTTCTTTTTTTTAGTTAGCAAATTGACCGCTATTTAATAATTGACGTACAATAAACCTCCATTTAAGATAGGAATAATACTTTCTTCAAAAAGAGCAGCCCGTCATGATTTGTTGCTTTAATACTTTCATCTGTGAAAGCGTTAGCAGGATCATGCTTTCGTGGCCTAAATCTTTATGGGGGTTATCTATTATTGTTTTGAGAGGGGTTATCGGTATGAAAAAGAAGATTGGAGTATTCATGGTTATTGCCGCTATGCTGATTACGGTGATCGGCTGCGGCAGCAATAATGCCGGAGGCGGCAGCAACACTGGTAATGCGGCCAACCAAGGCAATGCTGAGGCTGGGGCTCCGGCCGATACGAGCAAGGAAAGCTACAAAGTTGCGATTTCGCAAATCGTCGAGCATCCATCCTTGGACGCGACTCGCGAAGGGTTCCTCGCTGCGCTGAAAGATGCGGGCATCGTGGAGGGAGAGAACCTGAAGCTCGACTATAACAACGCGCAGGGAGACCCAACCAATAACTTAACGATTGCGCAAAAAATTGCCGGAGAGAAATACGATCTCGTACTCGGGATTGCAACTCCTCCTGCTCAAGCTCTTGTAGGCCAGGTTAAGAACTCGCCGATTTTGTTCGCGAGTGTTACCGATCCACTGGATGCCAAGCTGGTCGATAATCTGGAGAAGCCAGGCGGAAATGTCTCGGGGGCATCTGACACGAACCCGGAAGCCATTGTCAAGCTGATGGATTTCATCGCTGAGAACTTCAAGGAAGTAAAAGCGGTTGGCGTCGTGATTAACCAAGGCGAGCCGAATGCCGTGATTATGGCGGATCATGCGGAAAAAGCGCTTGAAAAACACGGCATCAAGCTGATCAAAGCGCCGGTAACGAACACCTCTGAAGTGAAGCAGGCGGCAGAATCGCTCGTTGGCCGTGCCGATGCACTGTATACGACGCTGGACAATACGGTTGTCGAAGCAGTCAGCACCGTCATTCAAATTGCGAATGAGCATGATATCCCGTTCTTCTCCAGCGACCGTGATACGGTAGAGAAGGGTGCTTTTGCCACCGTTGGTTTTAAATATTACGATCATGGCTACCAGGTGGGCGAGATGGCCGTTGAAGTGCTGAAGGAAGGCAAGAAAGTTGGCGACATGCCGGTTACCTTCCCTGACAAGCTGGATCTAATCCTGAACCTCAAGGCAGCCGCCGAGCAAGGAATCGAGGTTACCGACGCCATGAAGGACATGGTTAACGACAAGGAGAATAACTTGCTTGAATAGGCTGGTTTCAATCATTTAGGAGGTACTCATCATGGTGAACTCGTTAATCGGAGCCCTTGAATCCGGCCTGCTCTATGCGTTGATGGCGCTCGGGGTATATATAACTTTTCGGATTTTGGATTTTCCGGATCTAACGGTAGATGGAAGTTTTACGACGGGCGGCGCGATCGCTGCGGTAATGATTACGAAAGGAGCAAATCCGGTAACGGCTACCCTGCTCGCCTGCTTCGGCGGGATTATCGCCGGAATGCTGACGGGGCTGCTTCATACGAAAGGCCGCATTAACGGGCTGCTCTCAGGGATATTGATGATGATCGCGCTGTACTCGATTAATATGCGGATTCTGAGCAAGCCAAACGTTGCGCTGCTTGGTGAAACAACGCTCTTTAGCTCCGTTTCTCCGCTGCTGCTGATGCCGTTTGTCGTCGTAGTGGTCAAGCTGCTGCTGGACTTGTTCTTTAAGACGGATCTCGGGCTTGCGCTGCGCGCGACCGGAGACAACAAGCGCATGATTCGCAGCTTCGGTGCGCATACCGATAATACAATTATTCTTGGCCTAAGTTTGTCGAACGGGCTGGTTGCCTTGTCGGGTGCGCTGATCGCCCAGCAGTCCGGCTTTGCCGATATTACGTCAGGGATCGGCATGATCGTGATCGGGCTGGCTTCCGTCATTATCGGGGAAGCCATTCTGGGGGCGAGAACGGTATTCTTTGCTACGCTGGCCGCTATTGTAGGTTCAATCGTATACCGGGTAGTGGTCGCTCTCGCTCTTCGTATCCCATGGTTCGAGTCTTCGGATTTGAAGCTGATTACTGCGGTGATCGTCATCGTTGCTTTGGTACTTCCATCCGCGCGCCGCGCATCGAAGCAGCGCTCGCTTGCCCGGAAACGTTCAACAGAGGTTGCGGAGTCGCTTGGTGAACATGCAGGTTTGGGGGGTGGGCGTTAATGCTGGAGCTGTCGAATGTATCCAAGCTGTTTCATCCCGGGTCACCGGATGAGAAGATTGCGCTCGCTGACGTTAGTCTGCATTTACAGCCAGGGGATTTTGTCACCGTAGTTGGCAGTAATGGCGCCGGGAAGTCCACCTTGATGAATATGATCTCCGGCGTACTCAAACCTGACGTTGGTGAAATTCGCATCGCGGGCAGCAAGGTCAGCCATTTGAGCGAGCACCGGAGAAGCCGCTGGATCGGCCGGGTGTTCCAGGATCCGATGGCCGGAACGGCGCCGAATATGACGATCGAAGAGAACTTGGCGATGGCGTATTCACGGGGGAAGACAAGAGGACTGGGGCTGGGCATCAACGCCTCGCGCCGCGTTCTGTTCCGCCAGCAGCTTAGCCGGCTTGGGATCGGACTCGAGAACAGGTTGCGGGCCAAGGTCGGTACGTTATCCGGGGGTGAGCGCCAGGCGCTCAGCCTGCTGATGGCAACCTTCACACAGCCGAAAATTCTGCTGCTGGACGAACACACCGCCGCGCTTGATCCGGCCCGTGCCGAGCTGGTGACCCAGCTTACGCAGAGCATTGTAAACGAGATGAAGCTGACGACGCTGATGGTGACGCATAATATGGAGCAGGCCATACGTCTAGGCAATCGCCTCATCATGATGGATAAGGGCCGCATCATTCTTGACGTGAATGAAGCGAAGAAGAAGACGCTGACGATCGAAGAGCTGCTCGGTGAATTCGAGAGAATCAGCGGGCACAAGCTGTCGGATGACCGCGTCGTGCTCGGATAGAAATCATGCGACATCTGCTCAGCAGATTGTGCGCATAACATAAAGCTGCCATTCCCTTGACGCATGTAAATGCGGCGCGGGATGGCAGCTTTTTTTGCATCATTTGTCGAGAGCTTCAAGGGGATGATCATTCGGATAAACGTAAGGCGTTGCAGGGCGGGGGATTTCGCGGATTTCCTCCGCTGAGACAGCGAGGATTTCCCGGCCGTTCCTGACCGTCGTTTGCAGGGTTCCCTGTACTTCGATCCAGGCGTCCCGCTTGAACCAGGGAAGAGGCTGCGCAGAGGAAACGACGACGCCGAACGGATAGGCATCCGCGGTACAGCATTGGACAAGGAAGCGGCCAACTACAAATTCACGCGGGCTGTCCGTGCCGGGATCCTCATAGACGAAACCGCTCAGCTTTACGGTTTTACCCCGGAATTGATCCTTGAACAGCTCGAAGGCGCCTATCGTTTCAGAGTAAATTTCCGGTTTAACCTCGATAATGTCTTGAGGGTATAATTTTTTGGCGAGTTCGGCGAATTCCGTGTTGTACTTATCCGGGGCGGTGAAAATATCGTTCAGATGCTCTGCGTTCAGCGCAGGTGAAGAGAGCTGCATGCCCTTTTGATCGGCAGCCATGCTGCCGAGCGCCTGATCCGGCATAACTACGCCTAGCAGCAGCGGAACGAGGAAGAGGGTGTATACAGCGGCATTCTTTAGAGGGGATGCAGGGGTATCATGGTGCTCACAGCCGCATGCGGGAGAAGCGCTGGAAAACAGCGCCTCCCAGGCGAGGCTCAGGGACATGGCCGTAAGCGGGATCGCACTGTAGCGGAGCCAAGGCTCCATTTTCGGGGCGATGTAGTAATGCAGCGTGCCGCTTCTGGACAAATGGGCGATAAATAAGGCAAAGGCCAGCAAAATGAAGCTTCGTGCCAGCTGCTGCCGCCGCAGCGTTGTGCGGGGATTTGTCATTCCGGTAACCTCCTTTCATCGCTTAAGAATTGGATATTAGCTTAAATAGAGTTTGCCTGCGAGGACAGAACCAACAAATACGACAGTACAGATGAGAAAAGCGAAATATATGACAAATTTGGCTTTGAAGACGGACAGGAGCATGAGGACGTTCTTGAGATCCAGCATCGGTCCAAATACGAGAAAAGCGAGCAGGGAGCCGGCGGAAAACGTATGCGTGAACGCGGCAGCGACAAAGGCGTCGGAGGTTGAGCACAGCGACAATAGAAAAGCGAAGCCCATCATGAAGGCGTAGGAACCAACAGGACCCCCGCCGATGGCGAGAAGGCTCTCTCTGGGAACGAAGGATTGAATCGCGGCCGTAATGAGGCAGCCCATGATCAAGTATTTTCCCATATCAAATACCTCGTCGGCCGCGTGAACAAATATCGCTGTTATTTTCCCGCCGTGCCGGGAAGGGCCGTGATGATGACTATGGTTGTGCTCATGCTTATGGGGATGTTCATGGGCATGCTCATGGGGATGGCTGTGATTATGATTATGATGGTGGCTTGAAGCTGCGCCGGAAAGGGGTTTGCTTCTTAGCGGATCTCCTTTCCAGGTGGCGTAGATCATCCAGCCGATCGCTGCGGCGACAAGGAAGGCTAATCCCATTCTGGCATAGACCATTTCCGGATGCAGCCGGAACGCCATATAGGTCGCTCCGTACACAACCGGATTCACGATCGGTCCGGCCAGAATGAACACGGCGGCCATGTATACGGGCATGCCTTTTTGAATGAGCTTGCGGATTAGGGGGATCATCCCGCATTCGCACACCGGAAATATGAAGCCCAGCGTACAGGCGAACAAAATGCCGGCGGCAGGGTGCTTTGGAATCCATCTGCTTAACATGTCCTCGGAAATATACAGATGTACGAGCGAGGAGAGCAGGGCCCCGATCAGCACGAAAGGGAGCGCCTCCAGCAGTATGCCGATAAAGCTTGTCTTGAACAGATGGAGATAATTGAAGTCGAACGATACCAAAGGCGGCAGAGCGGGGGCGATGACAATGAGACAGGCCAGCACAAAGGCGGCGGGAAGCAAAAAGGGAAGCCATCGGGTTAGGGGCAATGGGTTCATAGCAATCTCCTCTATTTTTCATAGGATTATCTTAATCATAATAATTACTATTAATAACGGACGAGGTTCAGAACAATAAATCATGAATTTTGCCGGTCATCCAGCATTGACAAACCGGGGAGTTGGCATTATATTAGGTTTTGTTAATCGTAATAATTACGAATAATTATCGCTGTAAAAAACTAATCTGAATTGCGAAGGGAGTTGGTTGAATGACTGATCAACCATTACCGGTTACCGTGCTCAGCGGGTACTTGGGCTCAGGGAAAACAACGGTGCTGAACCATGTGCTGAATAATCGCCAAGGGCTGAGAGTTGCCGTCATTGTCAACGATATGAGCGAAATAAACATCGATGCAGAGCTGGTAAGCGCAGAAACGAATCTGTCGCGGACAGAGGAGAAGCTGGTGGAGATGTCCAACGGCTGCATTTGCTGCACCCTGCGGGATGATTTGCTGAAGGAAGTACAGATCCTGGCGGAGGAAGGGAGATTTGATTATATCCTCATTGAATCTACCGGCATAAGCGAACCGATCCCGGTTGCCCAGACTTTCACTTATGAGGATACGGAGACAGGGATTGATTTGCGTGGTTTGGCTAGGCTGGACTGCATGGTAACTGTCGTGGACGCTTATCGTTTCTGGCATGACTTCTCCTCCGGAGAGACACTGCTGGAGAGAGGCGAAGCCAGTGGTGAAGGGGATGCACGGGATGTTGTGGATCTGCTGATCGATCAAATCGAAACCTGCAATGTGCTGATCCTGAATAAATGCGACCTGGTCGGAGAGGGGGAGCTGGATGAGCTGGAGGGAGTCCTCAGGAAGCTGCAGCCCGCTGCCAAGTTCATCCGGACGCAGCATGGCAGCATTGATCCTGCGGAAATATTGAATACAGGCTTGTTCAATTTTGATGAGGTGAGTATGTCTGCGGGCTGGATCAAGGAGCTGCAGCAGGAGAGCCATACCCCCGAGACGGAGGAATACGGCATCAGTTCCTTCGTGTACCGCAGAGTGCGGCCGTTTCATCCGGAGCGTCTGGCTGGCTTTATGAGCGACTGGCCTGAAGAGGTCGTACGGGCGAAAGGTCTGGCATGGATCGCGGCCAAGACGGATTTGGCGGCCAGCTTGAGCCAGGCCGGGCCGTCGATTCAATTCGGTCCGGCGGGGCAGTGGCTGGCGTCTTTTCCTCCAGAGCAGCAGGAGGAGGTCTTCCACAGCGAGCCGGAGATGAGGCGGAAATGGGATGAAGTATGGGGGGACCGTCTCAATGAAATAGTCTTTATCGGCATACATATGAACCGTGCCGAGATCGAAGAATCGTTGGATCAATGTCTGTTAACTGAGGAAGAAATGAGCTTGGATTGGGCCAGCTTCCATAACCCGCTGCCGTGGATCAGCGATGAGGAATATTTGGCAGCAGGCCTTAGGTAGGGAACAGAGCAGGAAGAGCTAACGGATAGAAAGGAGGGTATCGAATGAGAGTAGTCGTAACGCTGGCATGCACTGAATGCGGGGACCGCAACTATACCACAACGAAAAACAAAAAAACGCATCCCGAACGCCTAGAGTTAAGAAAGTACTCGCCGCGTCTAAAGAAATATACGATTCATCGCGAAACTAGATAGGGTGAGGACATAAACGCGCTGCAGCGTCTTACTTCGACGGATGAAAGGGCGAAATGCCGTTTTGTTTAATCGTAATATTTACGTATAAGTGAGGGATTTGCATGATTTTGTCTTCCATGCGGAATGTCGTATTCGGATATGGGGATACGCCCGTGCTAAGCGGCATTTCCGTGGATATTCATCAAGGGGAATTCGTCGGGATTACCGGTCCGAATGGCGCCGCCAAAACAACGCTGCTAAAGCTATTGCTCGGCTTGCTGAAGCCATGGAGCGGCTCGGTGCATATTCACACCGAGGCATTGGAAGGGGAACGTTTGAGTATCGGTTACGTGCCGCAGAACGTGGCGTCTTTCAATAGCGGTTTTCCCAGCCGCGTACTGGAGCTGGTCAGGTCAGGCTGTTATTCCCGGCTGGGCCTGTTCAAGCGGCTTGCCGCGGATCAGCACGAGATCGTCGAACAGAGCTTGAAGCAGGTCGGAATGTGGGAATACCGGCATCGTAAAGTCGGGGAGCTGTCCGGGGGACAGAAGCAGCGGATCTGCATTGCCAGAGCTTTGGCGGGGCAGCCGAACGTGCTTGTTCTGGATGAGCCTACGGCGGGAATGGATCAGCAGGGTAGATTGGGCTTCTATCAGCTTATGCGCCATTATGTTACATCGCATGGCATGACCGTTATCATGGTGACGCATGAGCTTCAGGAGTCGGGAAAATACTTGGATCGCATCATTTCATTGGAACAGCGGGAGAGCGAGGGATGGCAGTGTTTGACTACGAATTCATGCAGCGTGCGTTTTGGGCCGGAGCTATGCTTGGAATAATCGCTCCCGTCTTAGGCGTCTATTTGATGCTCAGGCGGCAGGCATTGATGGCGGACACGCTGTCCCATGTCTCTTTGGCCGGGGTGGCGCTTGGTTCCCTCCTTGGAATGAGTCCTGCCGTGACCGGAATCGCAGCCGCGGTGCTTGGCGGAGTTCTTGTGGATGGGCTGAGGCGGGCTTATCGGACCTATAGCGAAATGTCTGTAGCGATCATTATGACCTCGGGTCTTGCCCTTGCCATCGTGCTCATGAGCCTGCGCACCAATTGGAGCAAAAGCTTCAGCTCCTATTTGTTCGGTTCGATCGTCGCGGTGAATGATGCGGGACTATGGCTGATTGGCAGCGTGACGGCTGCAGGCCTGATTTATTTGTTCGTGCTGCGAAGGCCGCTTTATAATATGACCTTTGACGAAGAGACGGCGCAGATCAGCGGTATGCAGGTGAAGCGGCTGTCATTCTCGTTTGCGATATTGACCGGGATGACGGTGGCCGCAGCGATGCCGATCGTCGGCGTCCTGCTCGTCTCTTCGCTTATGGTTCTGCCAGCCTCGCTGGCCCTGCGCATGGCCAGCGGGTTCACGATGGCAATTCTGGTTTCGGTGGCTGCCGGATGGCTGGGCATCTTCAGCGGTTTGACCATTTCATATTATGTGAACGTACCGCCCGGGGGGACGATTTCACTCATGCTGCTATTGATGCTGCTGTCCGCCATGCTTGCGCAGAAGCTGCTGCGAAGACAGGGCAGGTACAAGCAACAAGCTCTGCTTATGGGACAAGGAAACAGAACTACAAATCTTCGAGAGGGAGTGGAAAGGTGAATCAATATCGCAATCAAACAGAAAGTTCAAAGAGGAATAGAGTATGGAATAAAGGGCTGGCTGCCGCCGCACTGCTGCTTGCAGTCATCATGGTTACGGCGGCATGCGGCGCTAAGGGGGGAGCAGGCGCCAGCGGAGCAGAAGCGGAGTCTCCCGATTCTCCCAGCAAAGGTAAACTCGATATTCAGGTCAGCTTTTATCCGATGTACGAATTCACGAAACAGGTGGCGGGAGATGCGGCTGATGTGCAGATGCTTGTTCCAGGCGGTGTGGAGCCGCATGACTGGGAGCCAACCCCCCGGGATATCGCCAAGCTGGAGGAGGCCGATGTGTTCGTCTATAACGGCGCTGGCATGGAGGGCTGGGTGGAGCAGGTTCTATCCGCCGTCAGCAGCAGGAAGCTCGTGAAAATCGAAGCCAGCCAAGGGATCGATATGATCGAGGATGCTGAAGTTCATGATCATCCTGACGGAGATGAGCATGAACCTGCTGAAGAAGAGGCTCACGAGCATGACCACGAGCATGAGCATGACCAGGAGCATCACCACGACCACGAGCAGGCGCATGAAGAGGCGCACGATCACAACCATGAACATGAAGCAGCCGGTCACCATGATCATGATCACGCTCATAATCACGGCGGGCTGGATCCGCATGTGTGGCTCTCTCCGGCCCTTGCGATCAAAGAGGTTCGCAATATTGAAGCAGGTCTGTCCCAGGCTGCGCCGGAACACCAAGAGCTATTCAAGAAAAATGCGGACGCCTACGTGGCGAAGCTGGAGGCATTGGATCAGGAGTTCAGAGAGACGCTTGCAAGCGTGAAGCGCAAGGATTTCATTACACAGCACGCCGCATTTGGTTATCTTGCCCGGGAATACGGGCTCCGGCAGGTGCCGATCGCCGGGCTGTCGCCGGAGCTGGAGCCGTCGGCAGCCCAGATGGCAGAAATCGTTAAGTTTGCTAAGGAAAATGATGTAAAAACGATTTTCTTCGAAACTCTGGTATCCTCCAAAGTAGCCGAAGCCATCTCTAAGGAAATCGGCGCCCAAACGGCCGTTCTTAACCCGATCGAAGGGTTGACGGAGGAAGATTTGAGCAGCAGCCGGGATTACATCGTACTGATGCGGCAAAATTTAGAGGCGTTAAAATTAGCACTTAACGAATAGCTTTAAAGCCTTAGGATGAGATGTTTCTGCCATAGAAAATCTCATCCATTTCCGTTTTCAGCAGCTCAGTGATTTCCGCCTGCTCCTGCGGGCTTAGCTTGTCCTTCGTATAGCCGAACAGATAATTGTTCAGGTCAAATTCCTTCAGCTTGCATTTGGTATGGAAAATATGCTCCTGATAGACGTTTACATCAATCATATGGTACGCATCGACAACTTCATCCGGGATGTAATTCTGAATGGAGCTGATCTCGTGGTCGATGAACAGCTTGTGTCCGTTGATATCCCGGGTGAACCCGCGGACCCGGTAATCGATCGTCATAATGTCCGTATCAAAGGAATGGATTAAATAATTTAGCGCCTTCAGCGGCGAAATTTCACCGCAGGTCGACACGTCGATATCAGCCCGGAACGTGCTGATTCCTTCGTCCGGGTGATATTCGGGATACGTATGGACCGTAATGTGGCTCTTGTCGAGCTGCAGCACTACGTTGTCAGGCAGCGGCCCCGGCGATTCCTCAAAAGATTCCGTAGGCACCTCCACGACAGGGCCCTCCGATACAAGAACGGTTACACTCGCCCCTTGCGGCACATAATCCTGCTTGGCCACATTGAGCACATGGGCTCCGATGATGTCGGACACGGCTATCAGAATCTGGGTCAGTCTGTCGGAATTGTACTGCTCGTCGATATATTCTATATAGGCCTGCCGTTCTTCCTTCGTTTTCGTGTAGCAGATATCATACATATTAAAGCTTAGCGATTTGGTCAGATTGTTGAATTCGTGCAGCTCTACACGCTGCTTCGGTGTCAGTGTCATAGCAGCCTCCGTTAAGAAATGATATGCCTTAATTATCTTTATACCCATTCTTCCATATCCCTAACGGCCGAAAGAAATATGGATTATAATGGAGTAGGCACTTTATTTGCAGAGGAGCGGTCCGATGAATATGCAAGCTGTTTTTGATGCATTTCCGCTGTTGGAATCGAGAGACCTAATCGCCCAACGAATCATCCAAGAAGGTGCTGCTCAAAAACGGCTTTAGGCAGGAAGGCATCCTGCGGCAAGCTCATTTATGGTCCGGCAAGGGCGTGGTTGATTTGGAAATCTACGGCATTTTGCAAGAGGAATATGTATCATCTTCATCCAATTAAAAAAAGCGGCAGGCCCGTTATTATTCCGGACCCGCCGCATTGTGCTTGTGCATTTATAATTATTCTTCCGCCGACTCGTCCTGGGACTCGAGATCCTCAGCTTGGATTCTCGGAGTAACGACAGAAACGAGAAGCTCGTTTTCCGAAGACAGCAGCGTAACTTCAGGCGGAAGCTCTACATTTCCGACTAGAAGTGAATCGCCAACATCCAGCTCGCTAATATCGACGCTGATGGATGACGGCAGCTGGTGAGGCAATGCTTCGACCTCGATGAATGTGCTCTGTGTCTGCACGATGCCGCCTAATTTAGTACCCTTCGGGGTACCGACGTAATCAAGCGTTACTCTCGTACGAACGAGTTCATCCTTCTTTACACGGAGGAAATCCACATGAATATATTCGCGTGTCACAGCATCCCGCTGCAATCCTTCGAGCAGTACAGGGACTTTATCGGAGCCTCCCACTTGAACCTCTAATAACCCTGATCCTCCGCCTCTGACCCAACGTTGAAATTCCTGCGAGGAAATATGAATCATGTCGCTTTCTTTGTTCAATCCCATAACTACGCCCGGAAGACGTCCGCTTTGACGCAGGCGCTTCAGGCCCGACCTGTTCATGGGTGATCTTTGTTCCGCTGCAAAACATGCTCTCATCACTACAACACTCCTTGTTATTCAACCATAATATTTTGTGCTCCCAAAATCCCTATCCGTCCGTGAACATTGATTTCGCCCCCTGCGCGGGGGATATAAAGAGCACCATGACATCACCGCCCTGGTTAACATTAAATGTAATAAAATGTATATATGCGTGAAGGCACCCCGCTTCGTTGGAAGCGAAATGCCTTATACAATAACGATAGCATAAACCAGTTAGCCTGTCGACAACTGACAGCTGTTATTCATCGTTTTGTCTTAATTACCATAACTAGGATTATTTCATAACCTCCCGCATTTATGATGGATAAAAGCCGATATCATTACTTGGACTTTAAAATGCCGGACCGGCTGTACAGCTGGACAAAGAGGGATGCCTGCTCGTCAGCCATGCAGGAGAAATGAGCCGTTTTGTGGAAATAGAACCTGGTACTTACCATAATTTAAGGGAGCAGGAAACACAAGATTATTATGGCGGCTTCCGAACGATGGTGTTCGGGGCTGACCCTTACGGCAATACGATGCTCATGTCCGACCGCCCGCAGCTGATTTAGCGGCGGACAGGGTCATCAACTTGACCAAGGGATGCTAGAGCTTAATAAATGGTTAGAACATAAATATGATAGGCTACGGCAACAGGGGGCTAGGCGATGCGTGTCGATAATCAATATATTGTCTTTAATGAATTTGGAACGCCTGAAGACGTCCTAAGGGTCGAGCAAAGGCCCGTTACACCTCCCGGACAGGGCGAGGTGCTGGTACGAATGATCGCACGGCCGATCAATCCTTCGGATCTTATTCCGATCCGGGGAGCGTATTCGCACCGGATATCGCTTCCCTGCATTCCCGGATACGAAGGCGTTGGCATTGTGGAGGACGTTGGAATGGATGTCGCCCCGGAGCTGATCGGCAAGCGGGTGCTGCCGCTGCGGGGCGAAGGCACCTGGCAGCAATTTGTGAAGGCATCGGCGTCCTGGGCCGTTGTGATTCCCGATGACGTCACGGATGATCAGGCAGCGCAGCTGTATATCAACCCGGTAACTGCTTGGCTTATTTGCCGGAATATACTGAGTTTGAGGCCGGGGGCCGTCCTTGTCGTCAATGCAAGCGGCTCTGCGCTCGGGCGGATATTGGCCCAGTTGTGCGCTTTTCTTGGCATAAGACTCATCGCTGTGACGAGAAACGATCATCATACGAAAGAGCTGCTTGAGCTGGGCGCGGAATCTGTGATCAATACGGGCGAGACTCCGCTAAAGCAGGCTGTCATGGAGCTGACGGGCGGCTTGGGGGCAGACGCTGCGGTGGATATGATCGGCGGCAGTCCTGGTACGGAGCTGGCTTGCTGTGTGCGTACAGATGGAATGTTCGTCACAGTGGGGCTTCTGTCGGGCGTGCCGCTGGATTGGGCTGAAATCAGGCGCAGTACGAATGCTTCAGCGACGATGTTTCATCTGCGGCAATGGAATCAGACGGTTAGCGCT
This window harbors:
- a CDS encoding copper amine oxidase N-terminal domain-containing protein, translating into MSKWLALPLVLMLVFLTGCQAVGGFDVNKALQKSLEVQSSESRQKVSVEVVPADNVSAEDKEIIDLINSISLTVDHAKIKDASTMSLKGSIGFSGEELPYHISMDATSMAIQVEGAQQPLYISLEDSSDYLDLEQYNEQVQEFGVKAAGFLLKHMPNPSTISVKKVQEKVNEETLSLTHLHAEIRGDELVKLAKPLLTNVAKDEAGLKELIGAFYDAMYPMLSAQLGTDAFDEEPASSKEFVVAAMYGVVKEALDEILKDYDQQAAALFEESPELSTVLGKDTVLTTDLYFDGDLNTRKQNMELTVAIPQGEGVPVKAFKVSSEAEMWNIGGAVAVDQVDLSAGKLDLADEEITPGQILRNFEPGSIIYKLLKDEMQITSKYVLIGYPGDYYEVIKKNGTSFVPLRYMSAELDAEIKWNKETKTITIIDDITQAEIVLTVGSSQAKVAGQAAALSEPAFIHTDGKTYVPLRFISEALGAKVHVDEDGWITVTRD
- a CDS encoding ABC transporter substrate-binding protein, which encodes MKKKIGVFMVIAAMLITVIGCGSNNAGGGSNTGNAANQGNAEAGAPADTSKESYKVAISQIVEHPSLDATREGFLAALKDAGIVEGENLKLDYNNAQGDPTNNLTIAQKIAGEKYDLVLGIATPPAQALVGQVKNSPILFASVTDPLDAKLVDNLEKPGGNVSGASDTNPEAIVKLMDFIAENFKEVKAVGVVINQGEPNAVIMADHAEKALEKHGIKLIKAPVTNTSEVKQAAESLVGRADALYTTLDNTVVEAVSTVIQIANEHDIPFFSSDRDTVEKGAFATVGFKYYDHGYQVGEMAVEVLKEGKKVGDMPVTFPDKLDLILNLKAAAEQGIEVTDAMKDMVNDKENNLLE
- a CDS encoding ABC transporter permease encodes the protein MVNSLIGALESGLLYALMALGVYITFRILDFPDLTVDGSFTTGGAIAAVMITKGANPVTATLLACFGGIIAGMLTGLLHTKGRINGLLSGILMMIALYSINMRILSKPNVALLGETTLFSSVSPLLLMPFVVVVVKLLLDLFFKTDLGLALRATGDNKRMIRSFGAHTDNTIILGLSLSNGLVALSGALIAQQSGFADITSGIGMIVIGLASVIIGEAILGARTVFFATLAAIVGSIVYRVVVALALRIPWFESSDLKLITAVIVIVALVLPSARRASKQRSLARKRSTEVAESLGEHAGLGGGR
- a CDS encoding ABC transporter ATP-binding protein; protein product: MLELSNVSKLFHPGSPDEKIALADVSLHLQPGDFVTVVGSNGAGKSTLMNMISGVLKPDVGEIRIAGSKVSHLSEHRRSRWIGRVFQDPMAGTAPNMTIEENLAMAYSRGKTRGLGLGINASRRVLFRQQLSRLGIGLENRLRAKVGTLSGGERQALSLLMATFTQPKILLLDEHTAALDPARAELVTQLTQSIVNEMKLTTLMVTHNMEQAIRLGNRLIMMDKGRIILDVNEAKKKTLTIEELLGEFERISGHKLSDDRVVLG
- a CDS encoding TIGR03943 family protein, whose protein sequence is MTNPRTTLRRQQLARSFILLAFALFIAHLSRSGTLHYYIAPKMEPWLRYSAIPLTAMSLSLAWEALFSSASPACGCEHHDTPASPLKNAAVYTLFLVPLLLGVVMPDQALGSMAADQKGMQLSSPALNAEHLNDIFTAPDKYNTEFAELAKKLYPQDIIEVKPEIYSETIGAFELFKDQFRGKTVKLSGFVYEDPGTDSPREFVVGRFLVQCCTADAYPFGVVVSSAQPLPWFKRDAWIEVQGTLQTTVRNGREILAVSAEEIREIPRPATPYVYPNDHPLEALDK